A genomic segment from Pyrodictium occultum encodes:
- a CDS encoding amidohydrolase family protein has translation MRPSTRGRRSTSSKSVQVEVLAALAGGELEPVSRPCIDLDDEGVVRGLGKGCSPSRRLLPGVVVLPALCNAHLHILDASIAEAGETLPLNELVELPTGLKYRLLSSLGDEEIAERASTVAARAASEGALYAGVYAELGARGVELVRKIMSAPGSSARILAQPESKSLEAYSRLLREVGGVGLDTALDLAPWELKQLAGEARRIGGHVHVHVSETPELYRSRDYELVLETRPSAAIHLTYLSPEELTELARAGIGLVFCPRSNMYHLGRLPALSLIPALARETMVALGTDNAAWVPPRVAEEMAFAYIAAHSPGRSSAEALAETLLRAATLDCARLLGLEAAAVEEGAPADRLLAAALPEAQWSGSLRVTLVKRLSGAPVSILQALLAG, from the coding sequence ATGAGGCCCAGTACGAGGGGGAGACGGTCTACATCGAGTAAGAGTGTGCAGGTGGAGGTGCTGGCCGCCCTAGCCGGCGGCGAGCTCGAGCCAGTGAGCAGGCCATGCATAGACCTGGACGACGAGGGCGTGGTAAGAGGCCTGGGGAAGGGCTGCAGCCCCTCGAGACGGCTGCTCCCGGGGGTTGTCGTCCTCCCAGCGCTCTGCAACGCTCATCTCCACATACTCGACGCCTCTATAGCCGAGGCCGGGGAGACGCTGCCTCTCAACGAGCTGGTGGAGCTGCCCACGGGGCTGAAGTACCGGCTCCTTTCCAGCCTAGGCGACGAGGAGATAGCTGAGAGGGCCTCCACGGTCGCCGCCCGCGCTGCATCGGAGGGGGCGCTGTACGCCGGCGTCTACGCCGAGCTGGGGGCGAGGGGCGTAGAGCTGGTCAGGAAGATAATGTCCGCGCCCGGCTCCTCGGCCAGGATACTGGCCCAGCCGGAGTCGAAGAGCCTGGAGGCCTACAGCCGGCTCCTCCGCGAGGTGGGAGGCGTCGGGCTGGACACGGCCCTCGACCTCGCCCCCTGGGAGCTTAAACAGCTCGCCGGCGAGGCGAGGCGCATAGGCGGCCACGTGCACGTGCACGTATCCGAGACACCTGAGCTCTACCGTTCCAGGGACTACGAGCTGGTCCTCGAGACCCGGCCCTCCGCAGCCATCCATCTCACTTACCTGAGCCCCGAGGAGCTGACGGAGCTGGCCAGGGCCGGGATAGGCTTGGTCTTCTGCCCCCGTTCCAACATGTACCACCTGGGCCGGCTCCCGGCGCTAAGCCTCATCCCGGCCCTGGCCAGGGAGACCATGGTGGCGCTCGGCACCGATAACGCCGCCTGGGTACCCCCTAGGGTTGCGGAGGAGATGGCGTTCGCGTACATAGCCGCCCACTCGCCCGGCAGAAGCAGCGCCGAGGCCCTGGCCGAGACACTCCTTCGGGCAGCCACCCTGGACTGTGCTAGGCTCCTCGGCCTGGAGGCGGCGGCGGTGGAGGAAGGCGCCCCCGCAGACAGGCTCCTGGCGGCTGCGCTCCCCGAGGCCCAGTGGAGCGGCTCGCTCCGGGTCACCCTGGTGAAGAGGCTCTCCGGCGCCCCAGTATCGATTCTACAAGCTCTTCTAGCCGGGTGA
- the ndk gene encoding nucleoside-diphosphate kinase, with product MAVERTFVMIKPDGVKRGLVGEIISRFERKGLKIKALKMKWLTREEAEKLYEVHRGKPFFEELVDFITSGPVVAMILEGDSAVEVVRLMIGPTDGRKAPPGTIRGDFALDIGANVIHASDSRESFEREYKVFFSDEEIVGDY from the coding sequence TTGGCGGTGGAGCGCACCTTCGTAATGATAAAGCCTGACGGCGTCAAGAGGGGCCTAGTCGGGGAGATAATATCCAGGTTCGAGAGGAAGGGCCTCAAGATAAAGGCGCTGAAGATGAAGTGGCTCACCAGGGAGGAGGCGGAGAAGCTCTACGAGGTACACAGGGGCAAGCCGTTCTTCGAGGAGCTCGTGGACTTCATAACAAGCGGCCCTGTGGTGGCTATGATACTCGAGGGCGACAGCGCTGTTGAGGTTGTGAGGCTTATGATAGGGCCCACCGACGGCAGGAAGGCTCCGCCAGGCACCATACGTGGGGACTTCGCCCTCGACATAGGAGCCAACGTGATCCATGCCAGCGATAGCAGGGAATCCTTCGAACGCGAGTACAAAGTGTTCTTCAGCGACGAGGAGATAGTAGGCGACTACTAG
- a CDS encoding NAD(P)-dependent oxidoreductase encodes MTGCIAVLGTGRLGSAIARRLASRGHRLVLWNRTPGRAQALAGEIGARVASSPREAAEQCSYVHIVVSDDEASLQVLAGERGVASGPLDGRIVYNHTTVTPGHSLAAESLVSRTGGVYAEAPVAGGPRNALEGRLVVLCGSRSSEACGAPHLHDLGEVVYLGEPPRASAAKLAFNLSFLSIVAGLGEAFALAEAYGVGAEVLVREVLGRTWLKTIIERYGERLWPRGEASFTAKLAGKDARYAFEALSAAGLPGGVAAAVADHYALMDMMGYGEEDYPSIAGFLARLARRGQG; translated from the coding sequence GTGACCGGCTGCATAGCTGTCCTTGGCACTGGACGCCTAGGCTCGGCTATCGCGAGAAGGCTCGCCTCCAGGGGCCACCGGCTGGTACTGTGGAACCGTACCCCCGGCAGGGCCCAGGCGCTGGCCGGGGAGATAGGGGCCCGGGTCGCGTCCTCCCCCAGGGAGGCCGCCGAGCAGTGCAGCTACGTGCACATAGTGGTCTCCGACGACGAGGCCTCGCTCCAGGTGCTAGCCGGGGAGAGGGGTGTGGCCAGCGGCCCCCTGGACGGGAGGATCGTGTATAACCACACCACCGTCACACCCGGGCACAGTCTCGCGGCGGAGAGCCTGGTCTCGAGGACCGGGGGCGTCTACGCCGAGGCGCCGGTGGCCGGCGGCCCCCGCAACGCGTTGGAGGGGAGGCTGGTTGTACTCTGCGGCTCCCGCTCCAGCGAGGCTTGCGGCGCGCCACACCTCCACGATCTCGGCGAGGTGGTGTACCTCGGGGAGCCTCCCCGGGCCTCGGCCGCCAAGCTCGCCTTCAACCTCTCCTTCCTCTCCATAGTGGCCGGGCTCGGCGAGGCCTTCGCCCTCGCAGAGGCCTACGGGGTGGGCGCGGAGGTCCTCGTCAGGGAGGTGCTCGGAAGGACCTGGCTGAAGACCATTATTGAGAGGTACGGGGAGAGACTCTGGCCCCGCGGCGAGGCCAGCTTCACCGCCAAGCTGGCCGGGAAGGATGCCAGGTACGCCTTCGAAGCTCTCTCCGCAGCAGGCCTGCCCGGCGGCGTAGCCGCGGCGGTTGCAGATCACTACGCGCTTATGGACATGATGGGCTACGGCGAGGAGGACTACCCGTCGATAGCGGGGTTCCTGGCCAGGCTGGCTAGAAGGGGGCAGGGCTAG
- a CDS encoding 3,4-dihydroxy-2-butanone-4-phosphate synthase, which produces MAGSLDEALEALRRGLPVLVHDDEARENEVDYVIHASRVTVDHIYEMRMLAGGLICYAMPLQAGRLLGLRYGYEIIASIPELAPLASRTLGYGDQPAFSIWVNSVRARTGIRDRDRATTIRELDRVLSMIVDGRVGEARRYFLENFVAPGHVPILLGRRLRERRGHTELSLHLAMLAGMTPSVVVVEMLSKGDVLSVEEAGRLAREKGIPLVEGSEIIDLVERLGEDLYCRYNLCQG; this is translated from the coding sequence TTGGCGGGCAGCCTGGATGAGGCTCTCGAGGCTCTCCGCAGGGGCCTCCCAGTGCTAGTCCACGATGACGAGGCCCGCGAGAACGAGGTAGACTACGTTATACATGCCTCAAGGGTTACAGTGGACCACATCTACGAGATGCGGATGCTAGCGGGAGGCCTCATCTGCTACGCCATGCCGCTCCAGGCCGGCAGGCTCCTCGGGCTGCGCTACGGCTACGAGATCATAGCAAGTATACCGGAGCTGGCGCCGCTGGCCAGCCGCACCCTGGGGTACGGCGACCAGCCAGCCTTCTCCATATGGGTTAACAGCGTGCGCGCGAGGACCGGTATACGGGACCGCGACCGAGCCACCACTATAAGGGAGCTGGACCGGGTGCTCTCGATGATTGTGGATGGCAGGGTGGGGGAGGCCCGCCGCTACTTCCTGGAGAACTTCGTGGCGCCCGGCCACGTGCCCATACTCCTGGGCCGTAGGCTCCGCGAGAGAAGGGGGCATACGGAGCTCTCCCTCCACCTGGCAATGCTGGCTGGGATGACGCCTTCAGTCGTAGTGGTGGAGATGCTTTCAAAGGGGGATGTCCTCAGCGTTGAGGAGGCAGGGAGACTCGCCAGGGAAAAGGGGATCCCCCTGGTCGAGGGTAGCGAGATAATAGACCTGGTGGAGAGGCTTGGTGAAGATCTGTATTGTAGATACAACCTTTGCCAGGGTTGA
- the ribH gene encoding 6,7-dimethyl-8-ribityllumazine synthase, producing the protein MAAGEGVRLAIVVSEFNHDVTYLMLQRALSHAKFLGATVTYVARAPGAYDMPLLVEKLLRKDDVDAVVALGAIITGATKHDEVIAHQIARKLMDLAEKYGKPVTLGISGPGMNRMQALERVDDYARRSVEAAVKLVRRLRALDEAQYEGETVYIE; encoded by the coding sequence GTGGCTGCGGGGGAGGGAGTGAGGCTGGCTATAGTGGTGTCCGAGTTCAACCACGATGTCACCTACCTTATGCTCCAGCGCGCGCTCAGCCACGCCAAGTTCCTCGGGGCCACGGTAACCTATGTGGCTAGGGCGCCGGGCGCCTACGATATGCCCCTCCTGGTTGAGAAGCTGCTTCGCAAGGACGATGTAGACGCTGTCGTGGCCCTCGGCGCCATAATAACCGGCGCCACCAAGCACGACGAGGTTATAGCGCATCAGATAGCCAGGAAGCTCATGGACCTCGCGGAGAAGTATGGGAAGCCTGTCACCCTCGGAATCTCCGGCCCCGGGATGAACAGGATGCAGGCGCTTGAGCGCGTCGACGACTATGCGCGCCGCTCAGTGGAGGCCGCCGTCAAGCTAGTGAGGAGGCTTAGGGCGCTTGATGAGGCCCAGTACGAGGGGGAGACGGTCTACATCGAGTAA
- a CDS encoding redox-regulated ATPase YchF — MPPPERQAGIVGKTNVGKSTFFAAATLATVDIGNRPFVTLEPSTGVGYVRKRCVHVELGLPRCEPATGYCINGWRFIPVKLIDIPGLIPGAHQGKGLGNRFLDAIRRADAIILVVDASGSTDAAGNPVPPGTYDPVEEVRWLERELDEWIYGILLDGWDRFAMKVSTTGVSVVEALAQRLSGLSIGRSHVEKALKTSGLEGKKLTSWTREDLRRFATAVRRSKPMLIAANKADIPEAEDNIRRMRSELRDYIVVPTSAAAELALRRAARAGLIEYVPGDSDFHIVDESRLSEKQLKALEYIRERVLRKWGSTGVQDAINRAFLELLDMIVVYPVEDANKYSDSRGRILPDAYLVPRGTTARELAYMIHTDLGRTFLYAINVKTKIRVGEDYVLQDNDVIKIVAAAAKRG; from the coding sequence ATGCCTCCACCGGAGAGGCAGGCGGGCATAGTAGGGAAGACAAACGTGGGCAAGTCAACCTTCTTCGCAGCCGCCACGCTGGCCACAGTGGATATAGGCAACAGGCCCTTCGTCACCCTAGAGCCGAGCACAGGCGTGGGCTACGTGAGGAAACGCTGCGTCCACGTAGAACTCGGCCTGCCGCGCTGCGAGCCTGCCACCGGCTATTGCATCAACGGGTGGCGCTTCATCCCGGTAAAGCTCATAGACATACCAGGCCTCATCCCCGGGGCTCACCAGGGCAAGGGCCTGGGCAACAGGTTCCTCGATGCGATAAGGAGGGCTGACGCGATAATACTTGTGGTAGACGCTTCGGGCTCCACCGATGCCGCAGGGAACCCCGTGCCTCCAGGCACCTACGACCCCGTCGAGGAGGTGCGCTGGCTAGAGAGGGAGCTGGACGAGTGGATATACGGTATACTACTCGATGGCTGGGACCGCTTCGCTATGAAGGTCTCGACCACGGGTGTCAGCGTTGTAGAGGCGCTCGCTCAGAGGTTGAGCGGCCTCAGTATAGGGAGAAGCCACGTCGAGAAAGCCCTGAAGACCAGCGGGCTTGAGGGGAAGAAGCTAACCTCCTGGACGAGGGAGGACCTGCGCAGATTTGCAACAGCTGTGAGGAGGTCTAAGCCAATGCTTATAGCGGCTAACAAGGCTGATATACCGGAGGCGGAGGACAACATAAGGAGGATGAGAAGCGAGCTGAGAGACTACATAGTGGTGCCTACCAGCGCGGCGGCGGAGCTGGCTCTCCGCCGGGCCGCCCGCGCCGGTCTCATAGAGTATGTTCCGGGCGACAGCGATTTCCATATAGTCGACGAGTCCAGGCTCTCGGAGAAGCAGCTCAAGGCGCTCGAGTATATCCGGGAGAGGGTTCTCCGCAAATGGGGCTCCACCGGGGTCCAGGACGCTATAAACAGGGCGTTCCTGGAGCTGCTAGACATGATTGTCGTGTACCCTGTTGAGGATGCTAACAAGTATAGCGATTCCCGTGGGAGAATACTCCCCGACGCCTACCTCGTCCCCCGCGGCACCACTGCCAGGGAGCTAGCTTACATGATCCACACCGACTTGGGGAGGACATTCCTCTACGCTATCAATGTCAAGACTAAGATCCGTGTAGGGGAGGACTACGTGCTCCAGGATAACGATGTGATAAAGATCGTGGCGGCGGCCGCCAAGAGGGGCTAG
- a CDS encoding dihydrofolate reductase family protein has translation MRAVGARPYTVIFSTATVDGRIASSTGYSMLSCSYDLTRLRLLRGAAEAVMVGASTVLLDNPSLRKRLEPRSDRYYRVVVDGRLRIHEDLRLLREPGPPVIVFTATRDPEKIRRLESRGARVHLVGDDGVIDLGEAMRILVTVYGVRRLLVEGGGVLNYSMLREGLVDELRVTYTPYVFAAGRSVVDDPEARGFATTSESPRLRLVCMEKCPCGNCVHAAYRVESTCCPPASGPYIEPCLSQKLRGLTTRAEQLYEW, from the coding sequence ATGAGGGCTGTGGGTGCACGGCCATACACGGTTATATTCTCGACAGCCACCGTCGACGGGAGGATAGCATCCTCAACAGGCTACAGCATGCTGAGCTGCAGCTACGACTTGACGAGGCTCCGCTTGCTCCGCGGCGCCGCCGAGGCGGTGATGGTGGGGGCGTCCACCGTTCTGCTAGATAACCCCTCTCTCAGGAAGAGGCTCGAGCCCCGCAGCGACCGGTACTACCGGGTGGTGGTTGACGGGCGGCTTCGGATCCACGAGGATCTACGCCTCCTCCGGGAGCCGGGGCCGCCGGTCATAGTGTTCACGGCCACCCGTGACCCTGAGAAGATTAGGCGCCTAGAGTCCCGTGGGGCCCGCGTCCACCTAGTCGGGGATGACGGCGTCATTGACCTCGGGGAGGCCATGAGGATACTTGTGACAGTGTACGGTGTCCGCCGGCTGCTTGTCGAGGGCGGGGGAGTGCTCAACTATAGCATGCTAAGGGAGGGCCTCGTGGACGAGCTTAGGGTAACCTACACCCCCTACGTATTCGCCGCGGGGAGGAGCGTGGTCGACGATCCAGAGGCCCGGGGCTTCGCCACAACCAGCGAGTCCCCCAGGCTGAGGCTAGTATGCATGGAGAAATGCCCCTGCGGCAACTGCGTCCATGCAGCCTACCGGGTGGAGTCTACCTGCTGCCCCCCTGCCTCCGGGCCCTACATAGAACCCTGCCTCTCCCAGAAGCTTAGAGGGCTTACAACGAGGGCTGAGCAGCTCTACGAGTGGTGA
- the ribC gene encoding riboflavin synthase has protein sequence MVKICIVDTTFARVDMARHAIDVLLNLMPGARIVRRTVPGIKDIPVEIKRLMKKEDCDAGMVFGWVGRTLNDKISYGVYSLAMQLVQLELEKHIIDVTVHEDEAESEEELYRIAVDRARKHAENLYLLLYRPDVLTERAGTGRRQGYPDAGPITW, from the coding sequence TTGGTGAAGATCTGTATTGTAGATACAACCTTTGCCAGGGTTGACATGGCTAGGCACGCTATAGACGTGCTCCTAAACCTGATGCCGGGCGCCAGGATAGTGCGCCGCACCGTGCCGGGTATTAAGGACATACCAGTAGAGATCAAGAGGCTGATGAAGAAGGAGGACTGTGATGCAGGCATGGTTTTCGGCTGGGTGGGCAGGACGCTTAACGATAAGATAAGCTACGGGGTCTACAGCCTGGCCATGCAGCTTGTCCAGCTCGAGCTCGAGAAGCATATAATAGATGTAACCGTCCACGAGGACGAGGCCGAGAGCGAGGAGGAGCTATACCGGATAGCCGTTGACCGGGCGCGGAAGCATGCGGAGAACCTCTACCTGCTCCTCTACCGCCCCGACGTTCTCACCGAGCGCGCCGGGACGGGGAGGAGGCAGGGCTATCCAGACGCAGGCCCGATAACATGGTAA
- a CDS encoding RNase P subunit p30 family protein has translation MKYIDLCLRPRSSKDAAEMASMAGVMGYRVVAVEAGDPEHAREYARIFREEGIEALTRATVEAESWSKAVGLVRRLAQSFDLVAVKPRTAEAARLAARHPRIALVVLPPGMARYMDKSQAHLLREGGAAVEIQLHLLLHGGDPRGGLRGSMIIARRAAAYEAPFTVTSCARTRWEMWHPRVVQALLAAFGLPELVARLAVTGYPAAVVNAKARRLDASGAA, from the coding sequence TTGAAGTACATAGACCTATGCCTAAGGCCGCGCAGCTCTAAAGACGCGGCGGAGATGGCATCTATGGCAGGCGTCATGGGGTATAGGGTCGTCGCTGTAGAGGCGGGGGACCCTGAGCACGCCAGGGAATACGCCAGGATCTTCCGGGAGGAGGGTATCGAGGCTCTCACCCGCGCCACGGTAGAGGCCGAGTCTTGGAGCAAGGCGGTGGGCCTAGTCAGGAGGCTTGCTCAGAGCTTTGACCTTGTGGCGGTGAAGCCCAGGACTGCTGAGGCGGCACGGCTGGCGGCCAGGCATCCTCGTATTGCCCTAGTAGTGCTGCCGCCGGGCATGGCCAGGTACATGGATAAGAGCCAGGCGCATCTCCTCCGCGAGGGAGGCGCAGCGGTGGAGATCCAGCTCCACCTCCTCCTCCATGGCGGTGACCCCCGCGGCGGGCTCCGCGGCTCCATGATCATAGCTAGGAGGGCCGCAGCCTACGAGGCCCCCTTCACCGTCACTAGCTGTGCTAGGACCCGGTGGGAGATGTGGCACCCCCGCGTGGTGCAGGCTCTCCTGGCAGCCTTTGGGCTGCCAGAGCTTGTGGCCAGGCTCGCGGTAACCGGATACCCGGCCGCTGTTGTGAACGCTAAGGCTAGGCGCCTCGACGCCAGCGGGGCTGCGTAG
- a CDS encoding Rpp14/Pop5 family protein, giving the protein MDPSLAAPAALAALVAGLAAWCSLWRRRLEDRYRMLEERLKAVSREMDRVLKAASYALQSMEAEEFLERLRRKRRRRYIAFYIVYEGDEPPSPEEVEQAVKRAVERLAGQLTVALSRLQLVYYDPERAAGVLRASHDTKYLVLAALGLVRRVGGRRAVIIPVRTSGTIKRAKQALAADKRRQV; this is encoded by the coding sequence TTGGACCCCTCCCTCGCCGCTCCAGCGGCTCTCGCCGCCTTGGTGGCAGGGCTCGCGGCATGGTGTAGCCTCTGGAGGAGGCGCCTTGAGGACCGGTATAGGATGCTTGAGGAGAGGCTGAAGGCTGTATCCAGGGAGATGGACAGGGTGCTGAAGGCTGCCAGCTACGCGCTCCAGAGCATGGAGGCCGAGGAGTTCCTGGAGAGGTTGCGTAGGAAGAGGCGGCGCCGCTACATAGCCTTCTACATAGTCTACGAGGGCGATGAGCCCCCCTCGCCCGAGGAGGTCGAGCAAGCGGTGAAGAGGGCCGTAGAGAGGCTGGCAGGCCAGCTAACAGTTGCCCTCTCGCGGCTCCAGCTAGTCTACTACGACCCCGAGAGAGCCGCCGGGGTGCTCAGAGCATCTCATGACACCAAGTACCTGGTGCTGGCCGCTCTCGGGCTCGTGAGGCGCGTTGGGGGCCGACGCGCGGTGATAATCCCCGTGAGGACTAGCGGCACTATAAAGAGGGCTAAGCAGGCTCTTGCAGCTGACAAGCGGAGGCAGGTATGA
- a CDS encoding 50S ribosomal protein L15e has product MARGLYHYLRETWKQRYEVPELAELWRRRLMEWRRQPSVVRIEKPTRLDRARSLGYKAKQGIIVVRVRVRKGGLNRPRPNKGRRPKRMGVYGYAPAKSTRLIAEERAARKYPNMEVLNSYYVAEDGKYKWYEVILVDRSHPAVCRDKDLGWICEKQHRGRAFRGLTSAGKKMRGLRKTRGLRGTHKYKWKKKQKERRLKKRHEAHRGARLIAPDEIREKYHRGDLQ; this is encoded by the coding sequence ATGGCCCGCGGCCTCTACCACTACCTCCGCGAGACGTGGAAGCAGCGCTACGAGGTACCGGAGCTGGCCGAGCTATGGAGGCGCCGCCTAATGGAGTGGCGCAGGCAGCCCAGCGTGGTAAGGATAGAGAAGCCTACCAGGCTCGACCGGGCAAGGAGCCTCGGCTACAAGGCCAAGCAGGGCATCATAGTGGTCAGGGTCCGCGTCCGCAAGGGCGGGCTTAACAGGCCTAGGCCCAATAAGGGCCGCCGCCCCAAGAGGATGGGTGTCTACGGTTACGCCCCAGCCAAGTCTACGAGGCTCATCGCGGAGGAGCGTGCGGCCAGGAAGTATCCCAACATGGAGGTTCTCAATAGCTACTACGTGGCGGAGGATGGCAAGTACAAGTGGTATGAGGTCATACTTGTAGACCGTAGCCACCCCGCCGTCTGCAGGGACAAGGACCTGGGATGGATATGTGAGAAGCAGCACCGTGGCCGCGCCTTCCGCGGCCTCACCAGTGCTGGCAAGAAGATGCGCGGGCTCCGGAAGACACGCGGGCTACGCGGCACCCACAAGTACAAGTGGAAGAAGAAGCAGAAGGAGCGCAGGCTCAAGAAGCGCCACGAGGCCCACCGCGGCGCCAGGCTCATTGCCCCCGACGAGATACGCGAGAAGTACCACCGCGGCGACCTCCAGTAG
- a CDS encoding GTP cyclohydrolase IIa has protein sequence MPLLVGVIALLGYREWTESLGYDREWAIQGRQAAIYRAAVEAAALHGGHVIPASHDIMIALLNGVPLRAVESLYKAMSRESPVPVAIRVTSTSRPGWSMPPLEPGVVFDGEPEEPGSEVAAIHIDMNGVSSERLRKGFITPFAEVAKLHARLVEKALPRGYIPGYLGGDNLVVFAPAEELEEALELVQRLIDGGGYKLGVGVAASPREALARAAHALSVIRSRRDLSLYIIGPGEKPALRSPGRC, from the coding sequence ATGCCGCTGCTGGTCGGTGTGATAGCGCTGCTAGGGTACAGGGAGTGGACCGAGAGCCTAGGCTATGACAGAGAGTGGGCCATCCAGGGGAGGCAGGCCGCCATATACCGGGCCGCCGTGGAGGCTGCAGCCCTGCATGGAGGCCACGTCATCCCGGCCAGCCACGATATAATGATCGCGCTGCTGAACGGTGTGCCCCTCAGGGCGGTGGAGAGCCTATACAAGGCCATGTCCCGAGAGTCCCCGGTCCCCGTGGCCATTAGGGTTACCAGCACCAGCCGCCCCGGCTGGAGCATGCCCCCTCTCGAGCCGGGTGTAGTCTTTGACGGGGAGCCGGAGGAGCCCGGCTCGGAAGTGGCAGCGATACATATAGACATGAACGGTGTCAGCTCGGAGAGACTCCGCAAGGGCTTCATAACCCCGTTCGCCGAGGTTGCGAAGCTTCACGCCCGGCTCGTGGAGAAGGCTCTGCCCAGGGGCTACATACCGGGCTATCTGGGCGGCGACAACCTGGTAGTTTTTGCACCAGCGGAGGAGCTTGAAGAAGCCCTGGAGCTTGTCCAGAGGCTCATAGATGGCGGAGGCTACAAGCTCGGTGTCGGCGTCGCCGCGTCGCCTAGGGAAGCGCTCGCCCGCGCCGCCCACGCGTTATCCGTGATAAGGAGTAGGAGGGACCTCAGCCTCTACATAATCGGGCCCGGGGAAAAGCCAGCGCTCAGGAGCCCGGGCCGCTGCTAA
- a CDS encoding RNA-binding domain-containing protein: protein MPTRVIRVEIAAHAHATEDVERVEQAVLNIVPEGLRGRVKLETRTVEGHYNNPITRIVARIEGRDAEEFVRGLARRLDEQSRRILAMMLENRYDQRQGKFYLRFSKQDAFLGELRLHDGDDVVHVVITLRGSPSPEKALKALEELGLKA, encoded by the coding sequence ATGCCTACAAGGGTTATCAGAGTAGAGATAGCAGCCCATGCCCATGCCACGGAGGATGTGGAGAGAGTTGAGCAGGCAGTGCTCAATATTGTTCCTGAAGGCCTCAGAGGCAGGGTGAAGCTCGAGACCCGTACAGTGGAGGGCCACTACAACAACCCGATAACAAGGATCGTGGCGAGAATCGAGGGAAGGGACGCGGAGGAGTTTGTCCGGGGCCTAGCCAGGAGGCTTGATGAGCAGAGCAGGAGAATACTGGCAATGATGCTGGAGAACCGCTACGACCAGAGGCAGGGGAAATTCTACCTAAGGTTCAGCAAGCAGGACGCCTTCCTGGGCGAGCTGAGGCTCCACGACGGCGACGACGTGGTCCACGTGGTGATAACGCTCCGCGGCTCTCCGAGCCCAGAGAAGGCTCTCAAAGCCCTAGAGGAGCTGGGGCTTAAGGCTTGA
- a CDS encoding creatininase family protein — MAALLELLGPGERVELVVQPIASIENHGVLPLGSDLLIARCVAERLRLPRGAAVAPPIPYSTAMEHEGFRVSLSPETFIRYLVEAGSSILQGARSLVFAVFHGGAFHAAYLAARVLRGRGHDAYLFNFWDTVSRALGREALIHADCVEASILLACGHSKGVKPVEELGEECLRSSPGFQPWVARDVPGIYPAEPVPASRRLGERLLGEAVTRLEELVESILGRRRASSPG; from the coding sequence TTGGCAGCGCTGCTGGAGCTTCTCGGGCCCGGGGAGCGGGTGGAGCTAGTGGTACAGCCGATAGCGTCTATCGAGAACCATGGGGTGCTGCCGCTGGGCTCGGACCTGCTGATAGCCAGGTGCGTGGCTGAGAGGCTGAGGCTCCCCCGGGGGGCGGCTGTAGCCCCTCCAATACCGTACTCGACAGCAATGGAGCATGAGGGGTTCCGCGTATCCCTATCGCCCGAGACATTCATACGCTACCTCGTCGAGGCTGGCTCCTCTATCCTCCAGGGCGCCCGCAGCCTCGTGTTCGCTGTGTTCCACGGAGGCGCCTTCCACGCCGCCTACCTGGCTGCCAGGGTGCTCCGGGGCCGCGGCCATGACGCCTACCTCTTCAACTTCTGGGATACAGTCTCCAGGGCCCTCGGCAGGGAGGCGTTGATCCACGCGGACTGTGTGGAAGCGAGCATCCTCCTAGCCTGTGGCCACTCCAAGGGCGTCAAGCCGGTAGAGGAGCTGGGGGAGGAGTGCCTCCGTAGCTCGCCTGGGTTCCAGCCCTGGGTGGCTAGGGACGTCCCCGGCATCTACCCGGCTGAGCCCGTCCCGGCCTCGAGGAGGCTTGGGGAGAGGCTGCTCGGAGAAGCGGTCACCCGGCTAGAAGAGCTTGTAGAATCGATACTGGGGCGCCGGAGAGCCTCTTCACCAGGGTGA